Proteins encoded together in one Malaclemys terrapin pileata isolate rMalTer1 chromosome 16, rMalTer1.hap1, whole genome shotgun sequence window:
- the SLC7A4 gene encoding cationic amino acid transporter 4 produces the protein MAGRLPRSADLTRFCQKLNRVKTLEDDMMETTFNRCLSTVDLTLLGIGGMVGSGLYVLTGTVAKEIAGPAVVVSFIIAGFASLLAALCYAEFGARVPKTGSAYMFTYVSMGEIWAFLIGWNVLLEYMIGGAAVARAWSAYLDSIFSHKIKNFTETHVGTWQVPFLAHYPDFLAAGVLLIATAFISFGAKVSSWLNHVFSAISLGVILFILIMGFILAEPKNWSAQEGGFAPYGLSGIMAGTATCFYAFVGFDVIAASSEEARNPQKAVPRAIAISLGLAAGAYILVSMVLTLMVPWHTLDPDSALADAFYRRGYSWAGFIVAAGSICAMNTVLLSNLFSLPRIVYAMAEDGLFFRVFSRVHPRTQVPVIGIVVFGVLMALMALVFDLEALVQFLSIGTLQAYTFVAASIIVLRFQQEKSAAPPQPAGSQPSPGPNEGAGPSELKEYESFSDKLQLVGTDKAKVHREPGQLKAAFEPYLEFLSDFYPGEVVTIAVVTLMVSAICLCSILVFGNTHLHLPTWSYSLLLLLFSLGFLLSLLLIWVHEQQESTKTFQIPLVPLTPALSILLNVYLMLKLSYMTWLRFSVWLILGLLVYFGYGIWHSKENLREPTSRNVSARYVVFPSSSLEETVQAVQPNPQPLTELPDMVTEEAKR, from the exons ATGGCGGGCCGGCTGCCTCGCTCTGCGGACCTAACCCGCTTCTGCCAGAAACTCAACCGGGTGAAAACTCTGGAGGATGACATGATGGAGACGACCTTCAACAGATGCCTCTCCACCGTTGACCTGACGCTGCTGGGCATAGGGGGAATGGTTGGCTCTGGCCTGTACGTCCTCACGGGCACAGTAGCCAAGGAGATCGCTGGCCCTGCTGTCGTTGTCTCTTTCATCATTGCTGGCTTTGCCTCTCTGCTGGCAGCTCTCTGTTATGCCGAGTTCGGTGCCCGGGTGCCTAAGACAGGCTCCGCGTACATGTTCACCTACGTCTCCATGGGCGAGATCTGGGCCTTCCTGATTGGCTGGAATGTGCTCCTGGAGTACATGATCGGGGGCGCTGCGGTGGCAAGGGCATGGAGTGCCTATCTGGATTCCATATTTagtcataaaataaaaaatttcacCGAGACCCACGTTGGCACATGGCAGGTACCGTTCCTGGCACATTACCCAGACTTCCTGGCAGCAGGTGTCCTGCTGATAGCCACCGCATTCATCTCCTTTGGGGCCAAAGTATCTTCCTGGCTTAACCACGTGTTCTCGGCCATCAGCTTGGGTGTGATCCTCTTCATCCTCATTATGGGATTCATTCTCGCAGAACCCAAGAACTGGAGTGCCCAGGAAGGCGGCTTTGCTCCGTATGGACTGTCGGGCATCATGGCAGGCACGGCCACCTGCTTCTATGCCTTTGTAGGCTTTGACGTCATAGCAGCCTCCAGTGAAGAAGCCCGAAACCCCCAGAAGGCTGTTCCCAGAGCAATAGCCATCTCCTTGGGCCTGGCCGCGGGGGCCTATATACTGGTGTCCATGGTGCTGACGCTGATGGTGCCCTGGCACACTCTGGATCCCGACTCTGCCTTGGCAGATGCGTTTTACAGAAGAGGTTACTCGTGGGCAGGGTTTATAGTAGCTGCTGGTTCCATTTGTG cgatGAACACGGTTCTGCTGAGcaacctcttctccctccccagaaTTGTTTACGCCATGGCGGAGGATGGGCTTTTTTTCCGGGTGTTCTCCAGAGTGCACCCCCGCACGCAGGTGCCCGTGATCGGGATTGTGGTGTTTGGGGTGCTCATGGCTCTGATGGCCCTCGTCTTCGACCTGGAGGCCCTGGTGCAGTTCCTGTCCATTGGCACTCTGCAAGCTTACACCTTCGTTGCAGCCAGCATCATTGTGCTGCGCTTTCAGCAGGAGAAGTCGGCCGCTCCCCCGCAGCCTGCCGGGAGCCAGCCCAGTCCTGGGCCCAACgagggggctggccccagcgAGCTAAAGGAATACGAATCCTTCTCGGACAAGCTGCAGCTGGTGGGCACAGACAAAGCCAAAGTGCACCGGGAGCCAGGGCAGCTGAAGGCAGCGTTCGAGCCCTACCTGGAGTTCCTCAGCGACTTCTACCCTGGGGAGGTGGTCACCATTGCCGTGGTTACCTTGATGGTGTCTGCCATATGCCTGTGCTCCATCTTGGTATTTGGCAACACCCATCTTCACCTGCCCACCTGGAGctactccctgctgctgctgctcttcagcctggGATTTCTGCTCAGCTTGCTTCTCATTTGGGTCCATGAGCAACAGGAGAGCACCAAGACCTTTCAG ATACCACTTGTGCCGCTCACTCCTGCGCTGAGTATTCTCCTGAACGTCTATCTCATGCTAAAGCTGAGCTACATGACGTGGCTTCGATTCTCCGTCTGGCTGATCCTAG GCCTCCTGGTGTACTTCGGTTACGGCATCTGGCACAGCAAAGAGAACCTGCGTGAGCCCACGTCCCGCAATGTGAGCGCCCGCTACGTGGTGTTCcctagcagcagcctggaggagaCGGTGCAGGCGGTTcaacccaacccccagcccttgACGGAGCTGCCCGACATGGTGACTGAGGAAGCCAAGCGATGA